A stretch of Megalobrama amblycephala isolate DHTTF-2021 linkage group LG14, ASM1881202v1, whole genome shotgun sequence DNA encodes these proteins:
- the wnt16 gene encoding protein Wnt-16: MDNTGCGIHAVYHFFLIWLSVCPLCSQGSWMWLGITSVGVPEKLGCAHLPLSHKQKELCARKPHLLPSVKEGARLGITECQTQFKHERWNCSTRRDPKVFGYELTSGTKETAFIYAVMAAGLVHAVTRSCSAGNMTECSCDTSLLGTGSPTEGWHWGGCSDDIAFGTLFSRRFIDNTVKNTSARGEDALLTMNQHNSEAGRQAVAKTMLTDCRCHGVSGSCAVKTCWRTMAAFERVGAYLKERYETSVQVVDRSKRKVRRKDKDQRHMPITKEELIFLNKSPNYCLEDRRLGVTGTRGRRCNRTSAGPDGCNLLCCGRGYNTHVVRHVERCECKFVWCCYVRCRRCETMNDMHTCK, from the exons ATGGATAACACCGGTTGTGGAATACATGCAGTTTACCATTTCTTCCTTATATGGCTCTCAGTTTGCCCTCTGTGCTCTCAGGGAAGTTGGAT GTGGTTGGGCATCACATCTGTAGGAGTGCCTGAGAAGTTGGGTTGCGCGCATTTGCCCCTGTCTCACAAGCAGAAGGAGCTGTGCGCGCGCAAACCGCACCTTCTACCGAGCGTTAAAGAGGGCGCGCGCCTGGGCATCACCGAGTGCCAAACGCAGTTCAAACACGAACGCTGGAACTGCTCGACCCGACGGGACCCAAAAGTGTTCGGCTACGAGCTCACCAGTG ggacAAAGGAGACAGCATTTATCTACGCAGTAATGGCTGCCGGGTTGGTTCACGCAGTCACTCGCTCTTGCAGCGCTGGAAATATGACAGAGTGCTCGTGTGATACAAGCCTGTTGGGCACCGGTTCGCCAACAGAGGGCTGGCACTGGGGTGGGTGCTCCGATGACATCGCCTTTGGGACTTTGTTCAGCCGTCGCTTCATCGACAATACGGTAAAGAATACGTCAGCCCGTGGTGAGGATGCCCTGCTCACTATGAACCAGCATAACAGCGAGGCTGGGAGACAG GCGGTGGCTAAAACAATGTTGACAGACTGCCGCTGTCATGGCGTGTCGGGTTCGTGTGCTGTAAAGACGTGTTGGCGCACAATGGCTGCATTTGAGCGTGTGGGTGCCTATCTGAAGGAGCGCTACGAGACCAGCGTTCAGGTGGTGGACCGTTCCAAACGTAAGGTGCGACGTAAGGACAAAGACCAACGCCACATGCCTATCACCAAAGAGGAGTTAATATTCCTCAACAAATCACCAAACTACTGCTTGGAGGACCGACGGTTGGGCGTGACGGGGACCAGGGGCCGCCGGTGTAACAGAACTTCAGCTGGGCCGGACGGCTGCAACCTGCTGTGCTGCGGGCGGGGCTACAACACGCATGTGGTACGACACGTAGAGCGCTGTGAATGTAAGTTCGTCTGGTGCTGTTACGTTCGGTGTCGACGCTGTGAGACGATGAACGACATGCACACTTGCAAGTAG